From a region of the Pseudooceanicola aestuarii genome:
- the purN gene encoding phosphoribosylglycinamide formyltransferase: protein MSAPTRVAILISGGGSNMLRLVDSMTGDHPARPVLVASNDPAAGGLARAAERGVPVAAVDHRPFGRDRAAFEAALLEPLLAARPDILCLAGFMRILTPEFTQRFAGRMLNIHPSLLPKYRGLHTHQRALDAGDDVAGCTVHEVTAELDDGPILGQARVAIRPEDDADSLAARVLVREHALYPACLRRFAAGDRARRDLP, encoded by the coding sequence GTGAGCGCGCCGACGCGGGTGGCGATCCTGATCTCTGGTGGCGGCTCCAACATGCTGCGCCTGGTGGACAGCATGACGGGCGATCACCCGGCGCGCCCGGTGCTGGTGGCCTCCAACGATCCGGCGGCAGGGGGGCTGGCGCGCGCCGCCGAACGTGGCGTGCCGGTGGCCGCCGTGGACCACCGCCCCTTTGGCCGCGACCGCGCGGCTTTCGAGGCGGCGCTGCTGGAGCCGCTGCTGGCGGCGCGTCCCGACATCCTGTGCCTGGCGGGTTTCATGCGGATTCTGACGCCGGAATTCACCCAGCGATTTGCCGGGCGGATGCTGAACATCCACCCTTCGCTGTTGCCGAAATATCGCGGGCTGCACACCCACCAACGCGCGCTCGATGCCGGGGATGACGTGGCCGGCTGCACCGTGCACGAGGTCACCGCCGAACTGGACGACGGCCCGATCCTTGGCCAGGCCCGCGTTGCGATCCGCCCCGAGGACGATGCCGACAGCCTGGCCGCCCGCGTTCTGGTGCGGGAACACGCTCTTTATCCCGCCTGTCTGCGCCGGTTTGCCGCCGGCGATCGGGCGCGGCGTGATTTACCATAA
- the purM gene encoding phosphoribosylformylglycinamidine cyclo-ligase gives MSDDSTRNGITYADAGVDIDAGNELVERIKPAAARTKRPGVMSGLGGFGALFDLKGAGYEDPILVAATDGVGTKLRIAIDTGNVSSIGVDLVAMCVNDLVCQGAEPLFFLDYFATGKLELDAATAIIEGIAAGCAGSGCALIGGETAEMPGMYAGGDFDLAGFAVGAMERGQDLPRDVAAGDVLLGLASDGVHSNGYSLVRKLVEVSGLGWEADCPWSDGTLGQALLTPTRLYVNPSLAAVRAGGVHALAHITGGGLTENLPRVLSGLGARIDLGAWELPGVFDWLARTGGLDRGEMLKTFNCGIGMVLVVAPDRADALAELLRAEGETVARIGTVTEEAAIRYSGELSA, from the coding sequence ATGAGCGACGACAGCACGCGCAACGGGATCACCTATGCCGACGCAGGCGTCGACATCGACGCGGGCAACGAGTTGGTGGAGCGGATCAAGCCCGCCGCCGCCCGCACCAAACGCCCCGGCGTGATGTCCGGGCTGGGCGGCTTTGGTGCGCTGTTCGACCTGAAGGGCGCGGGCTACGAGGATCCGATCCTTGTCGCCGCGACCGACGGTGTCGGGACCAAGCTGCGGATCGCCATCGACACCGGCAACGTTTCCTCCATCGGTGTGGATCTGGTGGCGATGTGTGTGAACGACCTGGTCTGCCAGGGGGCGGAGCCGCTGTTCTTCCTGGATTACTTCGCCACCGGCAAGCTGGAGCTGGACGCCGCAACTGCCATCATCGAAGGCATCGCCGCGGGCTGTGCCGGATCGGGCTGTGCCCTGATCGGTGGCGAAACCGCCGAGATGCCGGGCATGTATGCGGGCGGCGATTTCGACCTGGCGGGCTTTGCCGTCGGCGCGATGGAGCGGGGGCAGGACCTTCCCCGCGACGTGGCTGCCGGGGACGTGCTGCTGGGGCTGGCCTCGGACGGGGTCCATTCCAATGGCTATTCGCTGGTGCGCAAGCTGGTGGAGGTCTCGGGCCTGGGCTGGGAGGCAGATTGCCCCTGGTCCGACGGCACGCTGGGGCAGGCGCTGCTGACGCCGACGCGGCTATACGTCAATCCGTCGCTGGCGGCGGTGCGCGCGGGCGGGGTGCATGCGCTGGCCCATATCACCGGCGGTGGCCTGACTGAGAACCTGCCCCGTGTCCTGTCGGGGCTGGGCGCGCGGATCGACCTGGGTGCCTGGGAATTGCCCGGCGTCTTCGACTGGCTGGCACGCACCGGCGGGCTGGATCGCGGCGAGATGCTGAAAACCTTCAACTGCGGGATCGGCATGGTGCTGGTCGTGGCGCCCGACCGCGCCGATGCGCTGGCCGAGCTGCTGCGCGCAGAGGGCGAGACCGTCGCCCGCATTGGCACCGTGACGGAAGAGGCCGCGATCCGCTACAGCGGGGAACTGAGCGCGTGA
- a CDS encoding ATP-binding protein, whose translation MSFAWLKRYVPRGLYGRAALILVLPVVTLQLVVSVVFIQRHFEDVTVQMTRTVSRDLNLLRRAHDRAGGATVEAILNVAVTDIAAAGAPEVDRSRWYDLSGRVVIRTLKDHVPGLQAVILPDDYRVHVYAAGDPGRVLRFTFDRSRVSASNPHQLLVNMGFFGVLMTVIAFIYLRNQLRPITRLARAAEAFGRGRNLPYRPGGAVEVRSAGHAFLDMRARLERQIEQRTLLLSGVSHDLRTPLTRLRLAVSMLPDEDREPMERDIEDMQRMLDEFLSFARGTAQEEAKPVDPAALVRELVEDAQRAGQPVTLGIVQGSGTMPLRPLAVRRAVENLIGNAVRYGDRAVVSAHLGDRALRIRVEDDGPGIPAESREEAMRPFTRLEASRNQNRGSGVGLGLSIANDVARAHGGVLRLGVAEELGGLCADLVLAR comes from the coding sequence ATGTCTTTCGCATGGCTCAAACGATATGTCCCGCGCGGACTTTACGGGCGGGCGGCGCTGATCCTGGTTCTACCGGTGGTCACGTTGCAACTGGTGGTGTCCGTGGTCTTCATCCAGCGCCATTTCGAGGATGTGACCGTGCAGATGACCCGCACCGTCAGCCGCGACCTGAACCTGTTGCGCCGCGCCCATGACCGGGCCGGCGGCGCAACGGTGGAGGCGATCCTGAACGTCGCCGTCACCGACATCGCGGCGGCAGGCGCGCCCGAGGTCGACCGTTCGCGCTGGTACGACCTGTCGGGGCGCGTGGTGATCCGCACGTTGAAGGACCATGTGCCGGGCTTGCAGGCGGTGATCCTGCCCGATGATTACCGGGTGCATGTCTACGCGGCAGGCGATCCGGGCCGGGTGCTGCGGTTCACCTTTGATCGCAGCCGGGTGTCGGCGTCGAACCCGCATCAGCTTCTGGTGAACATGGGGTTCTTCGGGGTGCTGATGACGGTCATCGCCTTCATCTACCTGCGCAACCAGCTGCGGCCGATTACCCGACTGGCCCGCGCGGCCGAGGCGTTCGGCCGGGGGCGCAATCTGCCGTACCGGCCTGGCGGCGCGGTGGAGGTTCGGTCGGCCGGACATGCCTTTCTGGACATGCGGGCGCGGCTGGAACGCCAGATCGAACAGCGCACCCTGCTGTTGTCGGGGGTCAGCCACGATCTGCGCACGCCCCTGACACGGCTGCGGCTGGCGGTATCGATGCTGCCGGACGAAGACCGCGAACCGATGGAGCGCGACATCGAGGACATGCAGCGGATGTTGGACGAATTCCTGTCCTTTGCCCGTGGCACCGCCCAGGAGGAAGCCAAGCCGGTCGATCCCGCCGCCCTGGTGCGGGAGTTGGTGGAGGATGCGCAGCGCGCCGGCCAGCCGGTGACCCTCGGCATTGTGCAGGGGTCGGGCACCATGCCGCTTCGTCCACTTGCGGTGCGCCGCGCGGTGGAGAACCTGATCGGCAACGCGGTGCGCTACGGCGACCGGGCGGTGGTCTCGGCGCATCTGGGCGATCGGGCGCTGCGTATCCGGGTGGAGGATGACGGCCCCGGCATTCCCGCCGAAAGCCGGGAGGAGGCGATGCGGCCCTTCACCCGGCTGGAAGCATCGCGAAATCAGAATCGCGGCTCCGGCGTCGGCTTGGGATTGTCGATCGCCAATGACGTCGCCCGCGCCCACGGTGGCGTTTTGCGGCTGGGCGTGGCGGAGGAGCTGGGCGGGCTTTGCGCCGATCTGGTGCTGGCACGATAG
- a CDS encoding MBL fold metallo-hydrolase, producing the protein MNDFNPTPGLPQQVAPGLRRILCPNPSAFTWRGTNTYLLGQRDIAVIDPGPANDTHLDAILDALEDGQRITHILVTHSHLDHSPLARPLAAATGAPILAYGDSAAGQSAVMQRLAATADLGGGEGYDPDFTPDIALPDQAEVKVADWQVRAHWTPGHFGNHMCFEVTAGPARGAVFTGDLVMDWATSIVSPPDGDLTDFMASCARLRTLPATVYLPGHGDVIHETHARIDWLIAHRQGREADILTALATAPGTPAEIATRVYTDVDPRLLPAATRNVLAHLIDLTGKSRVTPENDLTPDAIFRLT; encoded by the coding sequence ATGAACGATTTCAACCCGACCCCCGGCCTTCCTCAGCAGGTTGCCCCCGGCCTGCGCCGCATCCTGTGCCCGAACCCATCGGCCTTTACCTGGCGTGGGACGAACACCTACCTGCTGGGTCAGCGCGATATCGCCGTGATCGACCCCGGCCCCGCGAACGACACCCACCTGGACGCGATCCTGGACGCGCTGGAGGACGGGCAGCGCATCACCCATATCCTGGTGACCCATTCGCACCTGGACCATTCCCCTCTTGCCCGGCCGCTGGCCGCGGCCACCGGCGCGCCGATCCTGGCCTATGGCGACAGTGCCGCCGGGCAATCGGCTGTCATGCAGCGCCTGGCCGCCACGGCCGACCTGGGCGGTGGTGAGGGGTACGACCCCGACTTCACCCCCGACATCGCCCTGCCCGACCAGGCCGAAGTCAAGGTCGCCGATTGGCAGGTCCGCGCCCATTGGACGCCGGGCCATTTCGGCAACCACATGTGTTTCGAGGTAACCGCCGGCCCGGCCAGAGGCGCTGTCTTCACCGGCGACCTGGTAATGGATTGGGCGACCTCCATCGTGTCACCCCCCGATGGCGACCTGACCGATTTCATGGCCTCCTGCGCCCGGCTGCGCACCCTGCCCGCGACGGTGTACCTGCCCGGCCATGGCGACGTGATCCACGAAACCCACGCCCGGATCGACTGGCTGATCGCCCACCGCCAAGGCCGCGAAGCCGATATCCTGACCGCCCTGGCCACCGCCCCCGGCACCCCCGCCGAGATCGCGACCCGCGTCTACACCGACGTCGACCCTCGCCTTCTGCCCGCCGCCACCCGGAACGTGCTGGCCCATCTCATTGATCTGACCGGGAAATCCCGTGTGACCCCCGAAAACGACCTGACCCCCGACGCCATCTTCCGCCTGACCTGA
- a CDS encoding DUF6538 domain-containing protein: protein MAGVAHTPHLEKRPSGYFFRRRLPCAFREISNPGQSSALCLSLRTDVLSEAKILVARLTVLTDAAFALTTERPVDHLKPEHVALLTELARCQIAAHEALRACAEPRSDEAANFAAQVERNTQDMLRRALALGDRGPVTEPLREMANRMGVTLDEGTADWRALAFEALRVMLDVSRERERREVGTYEEPTPIFRSVMAHRSASPTAALPVAASQSHSPALGILAAAVSDVTSIAVPPMTAASMPQTATEAAAPLRAPVDTAAAPAAIADTVPEAPATPQPAAGDASPDTAGKDDDTAFRIKLRPPLLKNIDLRDLSPETREVVLTKPRGITLLEGIKLMKELKMAGYGDDFSMEQTGDADAGKKWTSNSGSKANVAEKFWVEFVGDVPFEDADRDDIRDALKILPELPFQHSKGKTKFVSEFGFKALIEDLEAEEERLEKEALELLALDGNATEADREKAALDARIPRIRAETRAKHRGYIKSVGKMLYDLQLIDQNPFEICGVSNKLKDKWKKSEEKRKRVCWDDRIYTFLGSPAFQGPFEDEGEPLYWIPLIARLMGLREEEACQLGPKDFGTDKGIAYVDVKCRDANNVKTIDSQRRIPVHPTLIELGLLKLVELRRGEDAHRLFVNLTRGETKKTYSENFSKKFTYYRKTNDCYWEGLDLHAMRTSFNSDLMNQDKSDAIRCVLMGHDPVDEGARSYAQGLTLKALYERICDVELDVSMIARPFDDTGRFRNEEKVVDFRSAAR from the coding sequence ATGGCCGGAGTCGCACACACCCCCCACCTCGAAAAACGCCCCTCGGGCTACTTCTTCCGCCGCCGGCTTCCGTGCGCGTTCCGGGAGATATCGAACCCTGGTCAAAGTTCGGCCCTCTGTCTCAGCCTTCGGACCGACGTCCTCTCCGAAGCGAAGATCCTCGTCGCGCGCCTGACGGTGCTCACTGACGCGGCCTTCGCGCTGACGACGGAGAGACCGGTGGATCATCTGAAGCCCGAACATGTTGCCCTGCTGACCGAGCTGGCGCGCTGCCAGATCGCGGCGCACGAGGCTTTGCGCGCCTGTGCCGAGCCGCGTTCGGACGAGGCGGCGAATTTTGCGGCGCAGGTGGAACGTAATACGCAGGACATGCTGCGCCGAGCCCTGGCGCTCGGCGACCGGGGGCCGGTCACGGAACCTCTGCGCGAGATGGCCAATCGCATGGGCGTGACGCTCGACGAGGGCACCGCCGACTGGCGCGCACTCGCCTTCGAGGCTCTCCGTGTCATGCTGGACGTGTCCCGCGAACGGGAACGGCGCGAGGTCGGGACCTACGAGGAACCGACACCGATCTTTCGGTCGGTGATGGCGCACAGGTCGGCCTCCCCGACAGCCGCCCTGCCCGTGGCTGCCTCCCAATCGCACTCCCCCGCCTTGGGCATCCTGGCAGCAGCCGTATCGGATGTGACCTCCATCGCCGTGCCGCCCATGACGGCGGCTTCCATGCCCCAGACGGCAACAGAGGCGGCTGCTCCTCTTCGGGCGCCGGTCGACACTGCCGCAGCCCCGGCCGCGATTGCAGACACAGTGCCGGAGGCACCGGCAACGCCCCAGCCCGCGGCCGGGGACGCGTCCCCGGACACCGCGGGCAAGGATGACGACACCGCGTTCCGGATCAAGCTGCGCCCACCGCTCCTGAAGAACATCGACCTGCGGGACCTCTCGCCCGAAACGCGGGAAGTCGTTCTCACAAAGCCCCGGGGCATCACGCTTCTCGAGGGGATCAAGCTCATGAAGGAGCTCAAGATGGCCGGATACGGAGACGACTTCTCCATGGAGCAGACCGGCGATGCCGATGCCGGCAAGAAATGGACGTCCAACAGTGGCAGCAAGGCGAATGTCGCGGAAAAATTCTGGGTGGAGTTCGTCGGAGATGTCCCGTTCGAGGACGCGGATCGAGATGATATCCGCGACGCCCTGAAGATCCTGCCCGAGCTGCCCTTTCAGCATTCCAAGGGGAAGACGAAATTCGTCTCGGAATTCGGGTTCAAGGCGTTGATCGAAGATCTCGAAGCTGAAGAGGAACGCCTTGAGAAGGAAGCACTGGAGCTGCTTGCTCTGGATGGCAATGCAACCGAAGCTGATCGGGAAAAGGCCGCCCTGGATGCCCGCATTCCGCGTATCCGCGCGGAGACCCGCGCAAAGCACCGCGGCTACATCAAGTCTGTCGGGAAGATGCTCTACGACCTCCAGCTGATCGACCAGAATCCCTTCGAGATCTGCGGTGTGTCCAACAAGCTGAAGGACAAGTGGAAAAAAAGCGAAGAGAAGCGCAAACGCGTCTGCTGGGATGATCGCATCTACACCTTCTTGGGGTCGCCCGCCTTCCAGGGGCCGTTCGAAGATGAGGGCGAACCTCTCTACTGGATACCGCTCATCGCACGCCTCATGGGCCTGCGCGAGGAAGAGGCCTGCCAGCTCGGCCCCAAGGATTTCGGCACCGACAAGGGCATCGCCTATGTCGACGTGAAATGCCGCGATGCAAACAACGTCAAGACCATCGACTCCCAGCGCCGCATCCCGGTTCATCCGACGCTGATCGAGCTTGGCCTCCTGAAGCTGGTGGAACTCCGTCGAGGGGAGGACGCGCATCGCTTGTTCGTGAACCTGACGCGTGGAGAAACGAAGAAGACCTATTCGGAGAACTTCTCCAAGAAGTTCACCTATTACAGGAAGACGAATGACTGCTACTGGGAAGGCCTGGACCTGCACGCGATGCGTACCTCGTTCAACTCCGACCTCATGAACCAGGACAAGTCCGACGCGATCCGCTGCGTCCTGATGGGGCACGACCCCGTCGACGAAGGCGCAAGATCCTATGCCCAAGGGCTCACGCTCAAGGCGCTCTACGAGCGCATCTGCGACGTCGAGCTCGACGTCTCCATGATCGCGCGGCCCTTCGACGACACGGGGCGCTTCCGTAACGAAGAGAAGGTAGTCGATTTCCGGAGCGCCGCGCGCTGA